The following nucleotide sequence is from Candidatus Binataceae bacterium.
TCCGCCCTGAGAGGTAGTGAGAAATCCGAGCTGGACTCGTGCGGAGAGCGCCGTCCAGAGGCCGACGAGCGCGAAGAGCAACCCCAGCGCAACCGACCAGTGCGGCGCGCGGCCTTGATATATGTATGTGCGCTCGAATGCTGCGCCAGCGAACATCACGAGCAGCGGGAGTTGATTTGTAATCCTCCGTGAGAGCTCCTCGCGCGCCGGGCTTTCGTGGAATTCCTCGCGGATCATGAGGTCCGCGTATCGATAGCCGGCATATGCCACCAGGTAGCCGAGAATCAAGCGGTGTTCTACGAAGTAGTCGGTGATACCGAGCCCGAGCGCGATAGCACCGATGACTGCGATCAGCAGTATCGTGAGCTCGCCCGCTCTCAGCACGATATCGCGCGCGAAGAACCTCTGCTTGGGCTGCATAGCCGCATGCAGAGGCTCCGCTACAGGCTCAGGGCGGGGAGCCTCGAGACTGCCGGTGCTTCTCTC
It contains:
- a CDS encoding isoprenylcysteine carboxylmethyltransferase family protein, encoding MQPKQRFFARDIVLRAGELTILLIAVIGAIALGLGITDYFVEHRLILGYLVAYAGYRYADLMIREEFHESPAREELSRRITNQLPLLVMFAGAAFERTYIYQGRAPHWSVALGLLFALVGLWTALSARVQLGFLTTSQGGRPVLVQTWLFRYIRHPTFLGAFLILIGWPLVYGAPITFTLTVIIAWLSLRRQILDEEKAMLATFGEEYELYMRRTDAMFPNIW